A single Pseudomonas brassicacearum DNA region contains:
- a CDS encoding acyl-CoA dehydrogenase, which translates to MSETLLSSRNLAFELYEVLDAEGLTQRERFSEHNRETFDAALGTARSIAEKFFAPHNRKNDENEPRYENGEAILIPEVKPAVDAFLEAGFLNAARSFEAGGMQLPTLLSQACFAHFQSANAASTSYPFLTMGAANLIESFGSEEQKQRFLQPMIDGRFFGTMALTEPHAGSSLSDIRTRAEPASDGTYRLKGNKIFISGGDHPLSENIVHMVLAKLPDAPPGVKGISLFIVPKFLVNDDGSLGQRNDVLLAGLFHKMGWRGTTSTALNFGDNGECVGYLVGKPHHGLSYMFQMMNEARIGVGMGAVMLGYAGYLYSLEYARERPQGRVPDSKDPTTAPVAIIQHADVRRMLLTQKAYVEGSFDLGLYAARLFDDTTTLQSEAERRRAHELLDLLTPIVKSWPSEFCLKANELAIQILGGHGYTREYPVEQYYRDNRLNPIHEGTHGIQSLDLLGRKLAQNGGAGLKQLIRLVADTTERAQAHASLTPLRQPLEALVARLQTVTLGLLTDLGQGKVNSSLANSALYLKVFGHMVIGWRWLEQAIRAEEGLAKGNAADNDFYKGKLQAARYFLTWEVPGCHHELAILEARDDTCLEMRDEWF; encoded by the coding sequence ATGTCCGAGACGCTGCTCAGTTCCCGCAATCTGGCTTTCGAGCTGTATGAAGTCCTTGATGCCGAGGGCCTGACCCAGCGCGAGCGGTTTTCCGAACACAATCGCGAAACCTTCGACGCCGCCCTCGGCACGGCCCGCAGCATCGCCGAGAAATTTTTCGCGCCCCACAACCGCAAGAATGATGAAAACGAACCGCGCTACGAGAACGGCGAGGCGATTCTGATTCCCGAGGTAAAACCGGCGGTGGATGCCTTCCTCGAGGCGGGCTTTCTCAACGCGGCGCGCAGCTTCGAGGCAGGCGGCATGCAACTGCCGACGCTGCTGTCCCAGGCCTGCTTCGCACATTTCCAGTCGGCCAACGCCGCTTCGACCTCTTATCCGTTCCTGACCATGGGCGCGGCGAACCTGATCGAGAGCTTCGGCAGCGAGGAGCAGAAGCAACGCTTCCTGCAACCGATGATCGACGGTCGTTTCTTCGGCACCATGGCCCTGACCGAGCCCCATGCAGGCTCTTCGCTGTCGGATATTCGTACACGCGCGGAGCCTGCGTCCGACGGCACTTATCGACTCAAAGGCAACAAGATCTTCATTTCCGGCGGCGATCATCCGTTGTCGGAAAACATCGTGCACATGGTCCTGGCGAAATTGCCGGATGCGCCGCCGGGCGTGAAGGGCATTTCGCTGTTTATCGTGCCCAAGTTCCTGGTCAACGACGACGGCAGCCTCGGCCAACGTAACGACGTGCTGTTGGCCGGGCTGTTCCACAAGATGGGCTGGCGTGGCACCACTTCTACCGCGCTGAACTTCGGCGACAACGGCGAATGTGTCGGTTACCTCGTAGGCAAGCCGCACCACGGCCTGAGCTACATGTTCCAGATGATGAACGAGGCGCGGATCGGCGTCGGCATGGGCGCAGTGATGCTGGGTTACGCCGGCTACCTGTATTCCCTGGAATACGCCCGCGAACGCCCCCAGGGCCGGGTTCCCGACAGCAAGGACCCAACCACTGCTCCCGTGGCGATCATCCAGCACGCCGACGTGCGCCGCATGCTGCTGACCCAGAAAGCCTACGTTGAAGGTTCGTTTGACCTGGGCCTGTACGCAGCGCGCCTGTTCGACGACACCACTACCCTGCAAAGCGAAGCCGAGCGCAGGCGCGCCCATGAGCTGCTGGACCTGCTGACCCCGATCGTCAAATCCTGGCCCTCGGAGTTCTGCCTGAAGGCCAACGAACTGGCGATCCAGATTCTGGGGGGGCACGGCTACACCCGCGAATATCCGGTGGAGCAGTATTACCGCGACAACCGCCTGAACCCGATCCATGAAGGCACCCACGGCATCCAGTCCCTGGACCTGCTAGGGCGAAAACTGGCGCAGAACGGCGGTGCCGGGCTCAAGCAGTTAATCCGGCTGGTGGCCGACACCACTGAACGCGCCCAGGCGCATGCCTCACTGACGCCGTTGCGCCAGCCGCTGGAAGCGCTGGTGGCGCGCCTGCAAACCGTCACCCTGGGCCTGCTGACGGACCTGGGCCAAGGCAAAGTCAACAGCAGCCTCGCCAATTCGGCGCTGTACCTGAAGGTGTTCGGGCATATGGTGATCGGCTGGCGCTGGCTGGAACAGGCGATTCGTGCCGAGGAAGGCTTGGCCAAGGGGAATGCGGCGGACAACGACTTCTATAAAGGCAAACTGCAAGCAGCGCGCTACTTCCTGACCTGGGAAGTACCGGGTTGCCATCATGAGCTGGCGATTCTTGAGGCGCGGGATGATACGTGCCTGGAAATGCGGGATGAGTGGTTCTGA
- the putA gene encoding trifunctional transcriptional regulator/proline dehydrogenase/L-glutamate gamma-semialdehyde dehydrogenase, giving the protein MATTTLGVKLDDPTRERLKAAATSIDRTPHWLIKQAIFNYLEKLEGGATLTELNGSPRTDSEDAGDVQVDHAHQCFLEFAESILPQSVLRASITAAYRRPEPEVVPMLIEQARLPAEMAEATNKLAASIAEKLRNQKSAGGRAGIVQGLLQEFSLSSQEGVALMCLAEALLRIPDKGTRDALIRDKISTGNWHPHLGNSPSLFVNAATWGLLLTGKLVATHNEAGLTSSLSRIIGKSGEPMIRKGVDMAMRLMGEQFVTGETIAEALANASKFESKGFRYSYDMLGEAALTEHDAQKYLASYEQAIHSIGKASHGRGIYEGPGISIKLSALHPRYSRAQYERVMEELYPRLLSLTLLAKQYDIGLNIDAEEADRLELSLDLLERLCFEPQLTGWNGIGFVIQAYQKRCPYVIDYVIDLARRSRHRLMIRLVKGAYWDSEIKRAQVEGLEGYPVYTRKVYTDVSYIACARKLLSVPEVIYPQFATHNAHTLAAIYHIAGQNYYPGQYEFQCLHGMGEPLYEQVVGKVSEGKLNRPCRVYAPVGTHETLLAYLVRRLLENGANTSFVNRIADQSISIQELVADPVASIEQMATLEGGFGLPHPRIPLPRDLYGSDRANSSGIDLANEHRLASLSCALLATAHNDWKAAPMLGCAASEETPAAVLNPSDHRDVVGHVQEATVADVDNAIQCALNAAPIWQATPPAERAAILERAADLMEGEIQPLMGLLAREAGKTFANAIAEVREAVDFLRYYAVQARNDFTNDAHRPLGPVVCISPWNFPLAIFSGQVAAALAAGNPVLAKPAEQTPLVAAQAVRLMLEAGIPEGVLQLLPGRGETVGARLVGDERVKGVMFTGSTEVARLLQRNIAGRLDNQGRPIPLIAETGGQNAMIVDSSALTEQVVIDVVSSAFDSAGQRCSALRVLCLQEDSADRVIEMLKGAMAESRLGNPERLSVDIGPVIDAEAKAGIEKHIQAMRDKGRTVYQMAIADSDECKRGTFVMPTLIELESFDELQREIFGPVLHVVRYKRKELDQLINQINASGYGLTLGVHTRIDETIAKVIDNVHAGNVYVNRNIVGAVVGVQPFGGEGLSGTGPKAGGPLYLYRLLSTRPTDAIQQSFVRGDALTAPDLRLREAMGKPLTALQAWADSQKLAELSALCVQFAAQSQSGITRQLTGPTGERNSYAILPREHVLCLADVEGDLLTQLAAVLAVGGSAVWPETDTSKALFARLPKEIQARIQRIADWSKDEVLFDAVLHHGDSDQLRGVCQQVAKRAGAIVGVHGLSQGETNIALERLVIERALSVNTAAAGGNASLMTIG; this is encoded by the coding sequence ATGGCTACCACCACCCTTGGGGTCAAACTCGATGACCCGACCCGCGAACGCCTCAAGGCGGCCGCAACCTCGATTGATCGTACGCCGCACTGGCTGATCAAGCAGGCAATTTTCAATTACCTGGAAAAACTCGAGGGTGGTGCAACCCTGACCGAGCTGAACGGTTCACCTCGCACCGACAGCGAGGATGCCGGCGATGTGCAGGTCGACCATGCTCACCAATGCTTCCTCGAATTTGCCGAGAGCATCCTGCCGCAATCGGTCTTGCGCGCCTCCATCACTGCCGCCTACCGTCGCCCTGAGCCGGAAGTGGTGCCGATGCTGATCGAGCAGGCCCGCCTGCCGGCCGAAATGGCCGAAGCCACCAACAAGCTGGCCGCCTCGATTGCGGAAAAACTGCGTAACCAGAAAAGTGCCGGCGGCCGTGCCGGTATCGTTCAAGGTTTGCTGCAGGAATTTTCCCTGTCGTCCCAGGAAGGCGTGGCGCTGATGTGCCTGGCCGAAGCGCTGCTGCGCATCCCGGACAAAGGCACCCGTGATGCGCTGATCCGCGACAAGATCAGCACCGGTAACTGGCATCCGCACTTGGGCAACAGTCCGTCGCTGTTCGTCAACGCCGCCACTTGGGGCCTGCTGCTGACCGGCAAACTGGTCGCCACCCATAACGAAGCGGGCCTGACCTCCTCCCTGAGCCGCATCATCGGCAAGAGCGGCGAGCCGATGATCCGCAAGGGCGTCGACATGGCCATGCGCCTGATGGGCGAGCAGTTCGTCACCGGCGAAACCATCGCCGAGGCCCTGGCCAACGCCAGCAAGTTCGAATCCAAGGGCTTCCGCTACTCCTACGACATGCTGGGTGAAGCCGCACTTACCGAACATGACGCCCAGAAGTACCTCGCCTCGTACGAACAAGCCATCCATTCGATCGGCAAAGCGTCCCATGGTCGTGGGATTTATGAAGGCCCAGGCATTTCCATCAAGCTGTCTGCCCTGCACCCGCGTTACAGCCGCGCCCAGTATGAGCGCGTCATGGAAGAGCTGTACCCGCGCTTGCTGTCGCTGACCCTGCTGGCCAAGCAATACGACATCGGCCTGAACATCGACGCCGAGGAAGCCGACCGCCTCGAGCTGTCGCTGGATCTGCTGGAGCGCCTGTGCTTCGAGCCGCAACTGACCGGCTGGAACGGCATCGGCTTCGTGATCCAGGCGTACCAGAAGCGTTGCCCGTACGTGATCGACTACGTCATCGACCTGGCCCGCCGCAGCCGTCATCGCCTGATGATCCGCCTGGTAAAAGGTGCGTACTGGGACAGCGAGATCAAGCGCGCCCAGGTCGAAGGCCTGGAAGGCTATCCGGTCTATACCCGCAAGGTGTACACCGACGTGTCCTACATCGCTTGCGCCCGCAAGTTGCTGTCGGTGCCGGAAGTCATCTACCCGCAATTTGCCACGCACAACGCCCATACCCTGGCAGCCATCTACCATATCGCCGGTCAGAACTATTACCCGGGCCAGTACGAATTCCAGTGCCTGCACGGCATGGGTGAACCACTGTACGAACAGGTTGTAGGCAAGGTCTCCGAAGGCAAGCTGAACCGTCCGTGCCGTGTGTACGCGCCGGTCGGCACCCACGAAACATTGCTGGCGTACCTGGTACGTCGCCTGCTGGAAAACGGCGCGAACACTTCGTTCGTCAACCGTATCGCCGACCAGTCCATCTCGATTCAGGAGCTGGTGGCCGATCCAGTGGCCAGCATCGAGCAGATGGCAACGCTGGAAGGCGGCTTCGGCCTGCCGCACCCGCGCATCCCTCTGCCTCGGGATCTGTATGGCAGCGACCGCGCCAACTCCAGCGGCATCGACCTGGCCAACGAACATCGTCTGGCTTCGCTGTCCTGCGCCCTGCTGGCCACGGCCCATAACGACTGGAAAGCCGCGCCGATGCTCGGTTGCGCTGCCAGCGAAGAAACCCCGGCAGCGGTGCTGAACCCGTCCGATCACCGCGACGTGGTCGGCCATGTGCAGGAAGCCACGGTCGCCGACGTCGACAACGCCATCCAGTGCGCCCTCAACGCCGCACCGATCTGGCAGGCCACGCCACCAGCCGAGCGCGCCGCGATCCTCGAGCGTGCCGCTGACCTGATGGAAGGCGAGATCCAGCCGCTGATGGGCCTGCTGGCCCGCGAAGCCGGCAAGACCTTTGCCAACGCCATTGCCGAAGTGCGTGAAGCCGTGGACTTCCTGCGCTACTACGCCGTGCAGGCGCGCAACGACTTCACCAACGACGCCCACCGCCCACTGGGCCCGGTGGTCTGCATCAGCCCGTGGAACTTCCCGCTGGCGATTTTCAGTGGCCAGGTCGCCGCCGCACTGGCCGCCGGCAACCCGGTACTGGCCAAGCCCGCCGAACAGACGCCATTGGTGGCGGCCCAGGCTGTGCGCCTGATGCTTGAAGCCGGCATTCCGGAAGGCGTGCTGCAACTGCTGCCGGGCCGTGGCGAAACCGTCGGTGCCCGCCTGGTGGGTGACGAGCGGGTCAAAGGCGTGATGTTCACCGGCTCCACCGAAGTCGCTCGCCTGCTGCAACGCAACATCGCCGGCCGCCTGGACAACCAGGGCCGTCCGATCCCGCTGATCGCCGAAACCGGCGGCCAGAACGCCATGATCGTCGACTCCTCGGCGCTGACCGAACAAGTGGTCATCGACGTGGTGTCCTCGGCGTTCGACAGTGCCGGCCAGCGTTGCTCGGCCCTGCGGGTGCTGTGCCTGCAGGAAGACTCCGCCGACCGCGTCATCGAAATGCTCAAGGGCGCCATGGCCGAATCGCGCCTCGGCAACCCTGAGCGCCTGTCCGTGGACATCGGCCCGGTGATCGACGCCGAAGCCAAGGCCGGCATCGAGAAACACATCCAGGCCATGCGCGACAAGGGTCGCACCGTGTACCAGATGGCAATCGCCGACAGTGACGAGTGCAAGCGCGGCACCTTTGTGATGCCAACCCTCATCGAGCTGGAAAGCTTCGACGAGCTGCAGCGCGAGATCTTCGGCCCGGTGCTGCACGTGGTGCGCTACAAGCGCAAGGAACTGGATCAGTTGATCAACCAGATCAACGCCTCCGGCTACGGCCTGACCCTGGGCGTGCACACGCGCATCGACGAGACCATCGCCAAGGTCATCGACAATGTGCATGCGGGTAACGTCTACGTGAACCGCAACATTGTCGGTGCTGTGGTCGGTGTGCAGCCGTTCGGTGGCGAAGGCCTGTCGGGCACCGGTCCCAAGGCCGGTGGTCCGCTGTACCTGTACCGCCTGTTGTCGACACGTCCTACCGATGCGATCCAACAATCCTTCGTCCGTGGCGACGCCCTGACAGCACCGGACCTGCGTTTGCGCGAGGCCATGGGTAAACCGCTCACCGCCCTGCAAGCCTGGGCCGACAGCCAGAAGCTTGCCGAGCTGAGCGCCCTGTGCGTGCAGTTCGCGGCCCAGTCGCAAAGCGGTATCACCCGCCAGCTGACCGGCCCGACCGGCGAACGCAACAGCTACGCCATCCTGCCGCGCGAGCACGTGTTGTGCCTGGCCGACGTGGAAGGCGACCTGCTGACGCAACTGGCGGCCGTACTGGCCGTGGGTGGCTCGGCCGTGTGGCCGGAAACCGACACCAGCAAGGCTTTGTTCGCACGCTTGCCGAAGGAAATTCAGGCACGCATCCAGCGGATTGCCGACTGGAGCAAGGACGAGGTGCTATTCGACGCGGTCCTGCACCACGGCGATTCGGACCAGCTGCGCGGCGTTTGCCAGCAGGTAGCCAAGCGCGCCGGCGCCATCGTTGGGGTGCACGGCTTGTCCCAGGGCGAGACCAACATTGCGCTGGAACGCCTGGTGATCGAGCGGGCCTTGAGCGTCAACACCGCCGCGGCGGGTGGTAACGCCAGCTTGATGACTATCGGCTAA
- the putP gene encoding sodium/proline symporter PutP, with protein sequence MSVSNPTLITFVIYIAVMVLIGLMAYRSTNNLSDYILGGRSLGSVVTALSAGASDMSGWLLMGLPGAIYMSGLSEGWIAIGLIIGAYLNWLFVAGRLRVQTEHNGDALTLPDYFSSRFEDKSGLLRIISAVVILVFFTIYCASGIVAGARLFESTFGMSYETALWAGAAATIAYTFIGGFLAVSWTDTVQATLMIFALILTPIIVLLATGGVDTTFLAIEAKDPTAFDMLKNTTFIGVISLMGWGLGYFGQPHILARFMAADSVKSIAKARRISMAWMILCLGGTVAVGFFGIAYFSAHPEVAGPVTENPERVFIELAKILFNPWVAGVLLSAILAAVMSTLSCQLLVCSSSLTEDFYKTFLRKGASQLELVWVGRAMVLLVALVAIALAANPENRVLGLVSYAWAGFGAAFGPVVLISVIWKNMTRNGALAGILVGAITVIVWKHFALLGLYEIIPGFIFASLAIYIVSKMGSPTAGMLQRFDAAEKDFRLNQ encoded by the coding sequence ATGAGTGTTAGTAATCCCACCCTGATCACTTTCGTGATCTATATCGCTGTAATGGTCCTGATCGGCCTGATGGCTTATCGCTCCACCAACAACCTTTCCGATTACATCCTGGGCGGCCGCAGCCTGGGCAGCGTGGTAACCGCATTGTCCGCCGGTGCCTCCGACATGAGTGGCTGGCTGTTGATGGGCTTGCCCGGTGCTATCTACATGTCCGGCCTGTCGGAAGGCTGGATCGCCATCGGCCTGATCATCGGTGCCTACCTGAACTGGCTGTTCGTGGCCGGTCGCCTGCGGGTACAGACCGAGCACAACGGTGATGCGCTGACACTGCCGGACTACTTCTCCAGCCGTTTCGAAGACAAGAGCGGCCTGCTGCGGATCATCTCTGCGGTGGTGATCCTGGTGTTCTTCACCATCTACTGTGCCTCCGGCATCGTGGCCGGTGCCCGTCTGTTTGAAAGCACCTTCGGCATGTCCTACGAGACAGCACTGTGGGCCGGTGCGGCGGCAACCATTGCCTACACCTTCATCGGTGGCTTCCTGGCCGTGAGCTGGACCGACACCGTACAAGCGACCCTGATGATCTTCGCGCTGATCCTTACGCCGATCATCGTGCTGCTGGCTACTGGCGGCGTGGATACCACGTTCCTGGCCATCGAAGCGAAAGATCCTACCGCTTTCGACATGCTGAAAAACACCACCTTCATCGGCGTGATCTCGCTGATGGGTTGGGGCCTGGGCTACTTCGGCCAGCCGCACATCCTGGCGCGCTTCATGGCGGCTGATTCGGTCAAGTCGATCGCCAAGGCGCGTCGCATCTCCATGGCCTGGATGATCCTCTGCCTGGGCGGCACCGTGGCCGTGGGCTTCTTCGGTATCGCGTACTTCTCGGCACACCCTGAGGTGGCCGGTCCCGTGACCGAGAACCCTGAGCGGGTGTTCATCGAGCTGGCGAAGATCCTGTTCAATCCATGGGTTGCCGGTGTGTTGCTGTCGGCCATCCTGGCGGCGGTCATGAGTACCTTGAGCTGCCAGTTGCTGGTGTGCTCCAGTTCCCTGACCGAAGACTTCTACAAGACCTTCCTGCGCAAGGGCGCTTCCCAGTTGGAACTGGTCTGGGTCGGCCGCGCCATGGTGCTGCTGGTGGCCTTGGTCGCCATTGCCCTGGCCGCTAACCCGGAAAACCGTGTACTGGGTCTGGTGAGCTACGCTTGGGCCGGTTTCGGTGCCGCCTTCGGCCCTGTTGTCCTGATCTCCGTGATCTGGAAGAACATGACCCGCAATGGCGCGCTCGCCGGCATCCTGGTGGGTGCAATCACCGTGATCGTCTGGAAGCATTTCGCGTTGCTGGGCCTGTACGAAATCATCCCTGGCTTCATCTTCGCCAGCCTGGCCATCTACATTGTCAGCAAGATGGGCTCGCCTACCGCGGGCATGCTGCAGCGTTTCGACGCGGCGGAAAAAGATTTTCGTCTGAACCAGTAA
- a CDS encoding DUF2165 family protein → MTTRYAKIAMTLALAAFAFLTVFNNVTDYSSNFNFVHHVLSMDTTFPDNAARYRAIDQPWMWHGAYWLIIFGEALTAGLLGYGALKLWQARQAEAPVFARAKGWAVTGLTVGFFVWFFGFMVIGGEWFLMWQSEIWNGQDAAFRFYMAILGVLIFLNQPDANPD, encoded by the coding sequence ATGACGACACGTTACGCAAAAATCGCAATGACCCTGGCGCTCGCCGCATTCGCCTTCCTGACCGTGTTCAACAACGTCACGGACTACAGCTCCAATTTCAATTTCGTCCATCACGTATTGAGTATGGATACCACCTTTCCCGACAATGCCGCCCGGTATCGCGCCATCGATCAACCCTGGATGTGGCACGGAGCCTATTGGCTGATCATTTTCGGCGAAGCGCTGACGGCGGGGCTTTTGGGCTACGGAGCATTGAAACTGTGGCAGGCACGCCAGGCCGAGGCCCCGGTGTTCGCCCGCGCCAAGGGATGGGCCGTTACCGGCTTGACGGTGGGTTTCTTCGTCTGGTTCTTTGGTTTCATGGTCATCGGTGGCGAGTGGTTCCTGATGTGGCAATCAGAAATCTGGAATGGCCAGGACGCTGCGTTCAGGTTCTACATGGCGATTTTGGGCGTGCTGATCTTTCTAAACCAGCCTGACGCCAACCCGGACTGA
- a CDS encoding type VI secretion system tip protein VgrG, which produces MFPPANQPRFTLTLDSGPNELKVLEFKGKEAISQPYRFDLELVSERSDLALEELLHHQAFLRFDDLGGGIHGQVYSVAQGDSGKRLTRYQISLMPRLAYLRHRINQRIFQHLSVPDIVARVLKEHGILADACHFTLGGQYPEREYCVQYGESDLAFIERICAEVGIHYHFRHLPDSHLLVFGDDQTVFPRLPESTLYLPGSGMAAAEPAIKRLAVRLQTRTTAVTLRDYDFRKPGLLLQTHLDNRQRPVLEDYHYPGGFSARDDGKHLTRRALERHGADHCVAEGGSDESAFVSGHFMCIKDHPREPWNDLWLLTQIDHHGRQPQVLEETAAVGPDEFQGYKNTFLATPWDVFFRPPLHHEKPRAHGYQSAVVTGPVDSEIHCDEFGRVKVQLVWDRDGQCDEHSSCWLRVASGWAHDHYGAVMIPRVGMEVLVGFIDGDVDKPLVVGCLPNGANPVPLDLPADKTRSVLRSQSSPGGGGYNELRIEDRKGAEEIYLRAQRNWTQHVLHDQRVQVDHERSIVVAGTARHELKADEQRLTHGGRRAEVRQDDHLLVSGERHIRVTSQVLSASQHFHVSAGQQVVLDGGASVTLQAGGHWINIGAGGISSSVPIEVGGAPMAVMRAASGAPDSAEKLVAAAAPALSLAQILSFQGSAPFCEECERCRNGACTVPPVLHKPVDVRGRP; this is translated from the coding sequence ATGTTCCCGCCTGCCAACCAACCTCGTTTCACGCTAACGCTCGACAGCGGGCCGAATGAACTCAAGGTGCTTGAGTTCAAGGGCAAGGAAGCCATCAGCCAGCCCTATCGCTTCGACCTGGAACTGGTCAGCGAGCGGTCTGACCTGGCGCTGGAAGAGCTCCTTCATCACCAGGCATTTCTGAGGTTCGATGATTTGGGCGGTGGCATACACGGTCAGGTCTATAGCGTGGCCCAGGGGGATTCGGGCAAGCGCCTGACCCGTTATCAGATCAGCCTGATGCCCCGCCTGGCCTACTTGCGCCATCGCATCAACCAACGGATTTTCCAGCACCTGAGCGTGCCCGATATCGTCGCCAGGGTGTTGAAGGAACACGGGATCCTGGCGGATGCCTGTCACTTCACGCTTGGTGGGCAATACCCCGAGCGCGAGTATTGCGTGCAGTATGGCGAAAGCGACCTGGCGTTCATCGAGCGGATCTGCGCCGAAGTCGGCATCCATTATCACTTCAGGCACCTCCCGGATAGCCATCTGCTGGTGTTCGGTGACGACCAGACGGTGTTTCCCCGCCTGCCCGAATCAACGCTGTACCTGCCGGGCAGCGGCATGGCCGCCGCCGAGCCGGCCATCAAGCGCCTGGCGGTGCGGCTCCAGACCCGTACCACTGCGGTGACGCTGCGTGATTACGACTTCCGCAAGCCCGGTCTGTTACTGCAAACCCACCTCGACAATCGGCAGCGCCCTGTGCTCGAGGACTATCACTACCCCGGCGGTTTCTCTGCCCGTGACGACGGCAAGCATCTGACCCGACGTGCCCTTGAGCGCCATGGCGCCGACCACTGCGTGGCAGAAGGCGGCAGCGATGAAAGTGCCTTCGTCAGCGGGCACTTCATGTGCATCAAGGATCATCCCCGGGAACCGTGGAATGATCTCTGGCTCCTGACGCAGATCGACCATCATGGCCGTCAACCGCAGGTGCTGGAAGAAACAGCCGCTGTCGGCCCGGATGAATTCCAGGGCTACAAAAATACCTTTCTCGCCACGCCATGGGACGTGTTCTTTCGGCCGCCGCTGCATCACGAAAAGCCCCGCGCCCACGGCTATCAGTCGGCGGTAGTGACCGGGCCGGTCGACAGCGAAATCCACTGCGATGAGTTCGGACGGGTCAAGGTGCAATTGGTCTGGGATCGCGACGGTCAGTGCGATGAGCACTCCAGCTGCTGGCTGCGCGTGGCCTCCGGTTGGGCCCACGATCACTATGGCGCAGTGATGATCCCCCGGGTCGGGATGGAAGTCCTGGTGGGGTTCATCGATGGCGACGTGGACAAACCGTTGGTCGTCGGGTGCCTGCCCAATGGCGCCAACCCGGTGCCGCTGGACCTTCCGGCGGACAAGACCCGCAGCGTGTTGCGCAGCCAGAGCAGCCCCGGCGGGGGAGGTTACAACGAATTGCGCATCGAGGATCGCAAGGGTGCCGAGGAGATCTACCTGCGGGCCCAGCGCAACTGGACCCAGCATGTGCTTCACGACCAGCGGGTGCAGGTCGATCACGAGCGCAGCATCGTTGTCGCCGGTACGGCACGGCACGAGCTCAAGGCCGATGAGCAGCGCCTTACCCATGGTGGGCGCCGGGCAGAAGTGCGGCAGGACGATCATCTGCTGGTGAGCGGCGAGCGGCATATTCGTGTCACCAGCCAGGTACTGAGCGCCAGCCAGCACTTTCATGTCAGCGCCGGCCAGCAAGTGGTATTGGACGGGGGCGCCAGCGTCACGCTTCAGGCCGGCGGCCATTGGATCAACATCGGCGCCGGCGGGATCTCCAGCAGTGTACCCATTGAAGTCGGTGGGGCGCCGATGGCAGTCATGAGGGCGGCATCCGGCGCGCCAGACAGCGCCGAGAAGCTGGTCGCTGCGGCGGCGCCTGCGCTTTCCCTTGCGCAAATCCTCAGTTTCCAAGGCTCGGCGCCGTTCTGCGAGGAGTGTGAGCGTTGCAGAAACGGTGCCTGCACAGTGCCGCCGGTCTTGCACAAGCCTGTCGATGTCCGGGGGCGTCCATGA
- a CDS encoding DUF4123 domain-containing protein, translated as MSSDQSPRAWLEDHPLQASEQLFAIFSNASSAGALSAWRRSMNAVASPIWADTSYAEWETVMPYAGLVSADSGFLDWIAATDSLDWGWLAVSCVSQQILAEHLRGLTKVLLPDGKPVFLRFWDGRFMRPILQSTEVDAGQLLPVIKRCLINGQSLEIGGNALRPAQAFPWWQVPVALLDAMVEVPTDCLLDNLLAWLGEEHPYLFERVDGSVLRRKIAHFLERSEAVEAKKAPLQAYLMRELG; from the coding sequence ATGAGCAGCGACCAATCTCCTCGCGCCTGGCTTGAGGACCACCCCTTGCAGGCCTCTGAGCAACTTTTCGCCATTTTCAGCAATGCCAGTAGCGCCGGGGCGTTGTCGGCCTGGAGGCGCTCTATGAACGCAGTCGCCAGCCCGATCTGGGCCGATACGTCGTACGCCGAGTGGGAAACGGTCATGCCCTATGCAGGGCTGGTCAGCGCAGACAGCGGGTTTCTTGATTGGATAGCCGCCACCGACTCCCTCGATTGGGGTTGGCTGGCGGTTTCGTGTGTGAGCCAGCAAATCCTTGCCGAACACTTGCGAGGACTCACAAAGGTGCTGTTGCCCGATGGCAAGCCGGTCTTCCTGCGTTTTTGGGATGGGCGCTTCATGCGGCCGATTCTGCAATCTACGGAGGTAGACGCCGGGCAACTCTTGCCGGTCATCAAGCGATGCCTGATCAACGGGCAATCCCTTGAGATCGGGGGAAATGCCCTGCGCCCGGCCCAGGCTTTCCCCTGGTGGCAAGTGCCCGTCGCACTGTTGGACGCAATGGTCGAGGTTCCGACGGACTGTCTGCTGGACAACTTGCTCGCCTGGCTGGGTGAAGAGCATCCGTATTTGTTCGAACGGGTCGACGGCAGCGTCCTGCGGCGCAAGATTGCCCACTTTCTTGAGCGATCGGAGGCGGTTGAGGCGAAAAAGGCGCCATTGCAGGCGTATTTGATGCGTGAGCTGGGCTGA